Sequence from the Mesorhizobium sp. PAMC28654 genome:
ACAATGACCGCGCCATCGCCGACTACGATCAGGCCATCAGCCTCAATCCTCAGGGGGCCAATTCCTATGTGAACCGGGGAGTGGCCCATGCGCACAAGGGTGAATTCGACCAGGCCCTGGCTGACTTTGACAAGGCAATCAGCCTCGATGCGAAACATGCCAACGCTTACAACGGCCGAGGCTTGGTCCGGTTCAGCAGAAGCGAGATTGACCTTGCCATCGCCGACTATGACAAGGCGATCCACCTCAATCCGAAATTCGCCGAAGCTTACAACAATCGAGGATTGGCCTGGGGAAGCAAGGGCGATGTCGATCTTGCCATCGCCGACTACGACCAGGCGATCGGTCTCGATCCTAAACATACCATTTCTTATTTCAACCGAGGCAGGGCATGGTCCGAGAAGGGTGACAATGATCGCGCCATGGCCGATTTGAACCAGGCAATCACGCTGGCTCCGACAAATCCCGGATACTACCTGCGCGGCGACAAACAAGGTGAGACTCAGCGTCAATCAGGATGAGACTCGGCGGCGGGGGTGTGACGAAGGGAGGGCGTAGCCCGACCGGAGTTACACCCCCGCCGCCGCGCAATTTTTCAGCGTCTTATGATCGCGGTCGGCCCGGTAGCTTGGTGGTTTTCTGGAATGGAGAACCATCTTTGTGCCGGGTCGCCATGTAACCGATCATCAGACGAGGCTTTTTATGAAGTACCGACAAAACAATTCTATCGAGGTCGCCGCCGCCAAGGCGTCGATCAGCAGGGCGACGGCCTATCGCATCAAGACGGACGCGCACCTGCCATCGCAAAAGCAAAAGGCTCGTGGCCGGCGGAGGCCTGACCCTCTCGAGCATATCTTCGATGCCGAGGTCGTTCCCCTTTTGAAGGCGGCGCCAGGCATCCGTGTTGTCGCCATCTATGAGGAGATGCTGCGGCGGCACCCGGAACTGAGCGCGGGCATTCGCCGAACGCTGGAGCGGCGCATCCGGTCATGGCGTGCCATCCACGGCGAAGAGCAGGAGGTTATCTTCCGCCAGCTTCACGAACCCGGCCGACTCGGGCTATCGGATTTTACCGACATGGGCAGCCTTGACGTGTCGATCGCCGGCCAGTCTCTTGATCATCTACTCTACCACTTCCGGCTCGCCTGGTCCGGCTTTGAACACACCCATGTCATTCTCGGCGGCGAGAGCTTCGTGGCCCTGGCCGAAGGACTGCAGAACGCGCTGTGGTCGCTTGGGGGAGCGCCGCTCTATCATCGCAGCGACAGCCTGTCGGCGGCTTTCCGCAACCTCAGCGCCGATGCGAAGGAGGATCTCACGCATCGCTACGAAGAGCTTTGCGCGCACTACCGCATGACGCCGACCCGCAACAACAAGGGCATCGCGCACGAGAACGGTTCGATCGAAAGCAGCCATGGCCATCTCAAGGATGCCATCCGTGACGCCCTTCTGATGCGCGGCAGCAGAAATTTCGACGATCTCGGCGCGTATCGAGCCTTCATCGACGAGATCGTCAGCCGGCACAACGCCAATCATGGCAAGCGCATCGATGCCGAACGCCCTCAACTGCAGGAACTTCCAGACCAGCGGACCAGCGACTTCGAGGAGGTGGTCGTCACCGTGTCGCGGACCGGCGGCTTCACCTTGCGCAAGGTCTTCTACACCGTTCCCTCCCGCCTGATCGGACATCGGCTTCGCATCCGCCTGTTCGATGATCGCCTCGAGGTCTTTATGGGAGGAACAAAGCTGATGACGCTGCCCAGGGGCCGAGGCCATGCCGACGGGAGGCACGATCAGGTCGTCAACTATCGGCACGTCATCCATTTCCCTGCGCAAAAAGCCGATGGCGCTTCTTAATCTCGTCTATCGTGACAAGCTCTTCCCGCGGCAGGAATACCGCAGGGCCTTCGACGAGCTCATTGAGCGGCTGCCGGACAGGCAGGCGTGCAAGATCATGGTCGATCTGCTGGCGCTGGCCCACGATCGAGGCTGCGAGCGTGAGCTTGCCGAGCAACTCACCGAGACCCTCGACGCCGGCGACCTGCCCGATATTGCCGTCTTGCGAACCCTCCTCGGCCCGGACCCCGCACGGCTGCCGACCGTCTTGGTGCAACTCGCTTCCCTTAACGGCTATGAAGCCCTGATCGGGGCAACCCATGTGGGAGACGTCGCATGAGCAACGCCCACACCATCGACGAAGCCCGCCTCGGCATCATGCTCAACGAACTCCGGCTACCGACGATCAAGACGCTCTGGGCGCAATTTGCCGAGCAGGCCGATAGAGAGGGGTGGCCCGCCGCCCGGTTCCTCTCGGCCATCGCCGAGCATGAGCTGGCCGAACGGGCACATCGCAGGATCGAACGGCATCTGGCCGAAGCGCATCTGCCGCCCGGAAAGACGCTCGACAGCTTCGCCTTCGACGCCGTACCCATGGTCTCCAAGGCCCAGGTCATGGCCATGACCGCCGGTGACAGCTGGCTCGCCAAGGGCGCCAATATCCTGTTGTTCGGCCCACCCGGTGGCGGAAAGTCGCATCTTGCGGCAGCGATCGGACTCGCCCTCATTGAGAACGGCTGGCGCGTGCAGTTCGCCCGAACCACCGATCTCGTGCAGAAGCTCCAGATCGCGCGGCGAGAGCTGCAGCTCGAAGCCGCCATCGCCAAGCTCGACAAGTTCGATCTGCTCATCCTCGACGATCTGGCCTACGTCACCAAGGACCAGGCCGAAACGAGCGTGCTCTTCGAACTCATCTGCGCAAGATATGAGCGGCGTTCCATCATGATCACCGCCAATCAGCCCTTCGGAGAATGGAACAGAATCTTTCCGGACCCCGCCATGACCCTCGCCGCAGTGGACCGACTTGTTCACCACGCAACGATCTTCGAGATGAACGTCGAAAGCTACCGGCGCAGATCCGCCATGGAAGCCAAACGCCAGCGCGGCAGGCCAGCCTCTTACGCGACAATCAAGAACAAACACGAACTTGTCGCGGAGCGGCAATCAGAAATAGATGAAGGCCTTGCCAGCGACAATCAGCATGATAATTTGCACGTGACCGCGACCTGAGAATCTCATCCAGATCGCCGCTCACGTCTCATCCAGATCGTCGCGCTATATACTACCAGTTTCGTGGCCTGGTATGGAATGCCATGGGCGAGTATGCCCGTGCCATCGATGACCTCAGCCATTCGATTTCCCTCGATCCGAAAAATGCCGCCACCTATTATGACCGGGGTATCGTCTATTTTTATTCCGGCGCGCTGGCCAAGGCGCGGGCCGATTTCGAACAGGCGGCCACGCTCAAGCCCGACTTTGCGTATTCCGCGATCTGGCTGGACCTGGCCCAGCGGCGCAGCGGCGTTGGCAGCCATTTGAAGGGCTGGATCGGCAAGGTCGACATGACGAAATGGCCGGCACCGGTGATCCGGATGCTGCTTGGCGAGCAGACGCCCGCCGATACACTCAAGGCAGCCGACGATCCGGATGCGACCACGAAGACCGGACAGCTGTGCGAGGCCAATTTCTATACGGCCGAACTCAGCCAACTGCAGGGGCGGAACGATGAAGCGCTGCGGCTTTACCGCGCCGTCATCAGCGACTGTTCCAAGGGCTTCGGCGGATACGATGGTGCCAGGTCCGCGCTTCGCGAGTTGGGCGTGACGCCGTGAGCCGGCTTCAGGGCTCTCGCGCAAAGCGGAGGCCGGGTTGATCCGAGAACGGCAAGGGATTTCCCGGCGGTTGCTGGCCGGGCTCGCGATCCTGGTCGTTTCGGGGCTGCCGGCGCTCGCTGCCGTCAGCGACTGCACCAGCAGTGGTGCGGCCGATCCGGCGGCGCGGATTGCCGCCTGCACCCGCATGATCGAGGCTTCGCAGGGGCTGCCCGGTAGCCTCGAATTTGCCTACATCAAACGTGCCACTGCCCGGCTGGTGCTAAAAGACTTCGACGGCGCCATCGCGGATTACAGCGCGGTCATCGGCATCTCGCCAAAGTCGATCATCGCATATCACGGCAGAGCCGTCGCATGGTTCCAGAAGGGGGACTATGACCACGCCATCGCGGATTTCGACCAGGCGATCGGCCTTGACCCGAAGAACGCCAGAATCCAGTACAGCCGCGGTCTTGTCTGGTCACAAAAGGGGGATGTCCTGCGCGCCATCGCCGACTATGCCCAGGCAATCGAGTTCGACCCGAAATATGTGCCCCCCTACATCGAACGGGGATTGCTCTGGGCAGGCAAGGGCGACAATGATCTCGCCATCGCCGATTACGACAAGGCGATCGGGCTCGATCCGAAATCCGCCGACGCCTACAACAACCGGGGAAGGGCCTGGGCTGCCGAGGGCGATAATGATCGCGCCATCGCCGACTACGACCGGGCGATCAGTCTCGATCCGAAACCCGCCGCATCTTATTACAACCGAGGCATGGCATGGGCACGGAAGGACGATTCTGGGCATGCGATCGCCGACTACGACCAGGCAATCAATCTCGATCCGAAATATGCCTTTGCTTATCTTGAGCGGGGCGTTGTCCATTTCTATTCCGGCGCGCTGCCCAAGGCGCAAGCCGATTTCGAACAGGCGGCCTCGCTCAGGCCCGACAATGCCTACCTCGCGATCTGGCTGGACATGGCCGAACGGCGCGGTGGAGCGGCCAGCCATTTGCAGGACGCGATCGGCAAGCTCGACATGAGGAAATGGCCGGCGCCGGTGGTTCGGATGTTGCTTGGGGAGCAAGCGCCCGCCGATATACTGGAGGCGGCGGCTGAAGCCCGGAACGCAAACGCAAGAACCGGAAGGCTGTGCGACGCCAATTTCTACACCGCCGAACTCGACCGGTTGCAGGGACACGGTGATGAAGCCATGCGGCTTTACCGGATTGCCGTCAGCAATTGTCCCAAGGGCTTCACTGAGTACATCGCGGCCAAGGCCGCGCTGAAGGAGTTGGGCGTGTCGCCGTGAGACGCGGCGAGCGAGCTTTCGATGCAGCTACAGGGCTGGAAGAGCCCGGACAAGCGCGCGCCGTGCTGACCTGCGAAGGCGCGGCGGGGCATGCCGAGAAGCGATGTTCTGCTCGAGGACGGTTTGCCCAAGGTTGTGCGGCAGGCCATCGACAGGTTCGTCGATGCGTGTGATATCGATTTGCGCGGCATGTCAGGAAGAAGATGAAGAAATTCCTGTGGTCTATTTCCACTCTTGTCCTGCTCGTGCTGCTCGGGCTGGTATCCTGGACTATAGCCTACAGCAATCGAGAGAAGCTGAGCGATCAGCAGCTCATCGCGATTGTTGCGGGTAAAATGGCGAGGCGGCAATTGGGGTCAATCAGCTACGCGTCCGCAGCTGATCTGGTGAACTCCAACCCTGGTTGTTGCATTGCGCGGCATTCCAATCATGAGTGGTTGCGGGCCCAGATCATCGAGCAGGGCGCCTCTGTCGTTCAAATGAACTATGTTATCGAAGATACCCCCGACGTGCTGTATTACTTCAATGAATCCTTGATCGATTCCGATGGCCGGATACTCGAATCGAGAGGTATCGACACAAAGACTCCGATTTGGTAGCGGCAGTCACCACATCGAAGTCCAGGTCCTGATTTCTGCCCATGCACGTCGAGACTTACCAGGCCTACCGCGCCGCGCTGCTGCCGTTCTTTACCCTGGCCGATGATTCCGCAGTCCAGATTGCCGGCTACATCGCGCTTGGCGAGGTTTTGGTGGCCCGCGATGGCGATGCAATCATCGGCCATGCGCAGGTCATCGAGACCGATGACCCCGGCGTGTTCGAGCTGAAGAGCATGGCGGTGGGCGAAGCAAGGCAAGGCGAGGGCATCGGCCGCGCGCTGGTCGAGGCGACGGTGGCTCTCTGCCGCGAACAAGGCGGGCGCCGCCTGATCGTTTCCACCGCCGCCGCCGACACCGGCAACCTGCGCTTCTACCAGCGGCAGGGGTTTCGCATGGAGCGGATCGTGCGCGACGCCTTCGGCCCGGCGACCGGTTATGCGGAAGGGCTGCTCGTCGACGGCATCCCGTTGCGCGACCAGGTGTTTCTGGATCGTGACCTCGAGGCGGACGGGGAGCGCTAGAAACCCTAAGTCGAGATCTTTTCCGAAAGCCGGATTCCGCCTCCCGGGATGATCCTCTAGGCGTAGTCGAGAAGCGATCGTCCGCGCGGGCGCGGATCAGATTCCATCGCTGGGGATGCAGCGGCAGATGCCGAGGCGTTGGAGAGCGCGCGTGCCTGCCATGCGATCAGCAGCGTCTTGAGCGCGTGTTTGGATACGCCCATCGGAGCAGTAATCATCAGTCCACGTCGAACAAACCAACGGCGATGCGACTGATGCGCGAACTCGCACATGAGGTAGGCCCAGCGAGGATTGAAAACACGGAACCCTGAGAAGTCCGACCAACGATAGGAATGCCTCCCCCACGGTGATCGGTATTCAAGCCCGTCAAGGCCAAGCACCAGTTCTCGGCGCGGCAACTGACAAAGAGCGCCTATCGCGACCAACAAGCCAATGGTGCCGACGATCACTAACCGGGAGAACTCCCAGTCGTCGCCGTGGCCCGGTTTGCCCATTGCCGCGCCGGAAAGGAGCACGCCTGCCAGTGACAGCAGTGAGAGGCAAAGCAGAATGCGCTGCCATCTTGGCGCGCTTATTGTAACCGGTCCCGGAAACCGTGCGAGCCAGTGGTCGGTCTGGTGGTACGAATATGCCATTGCCACTGTCCAGCCAAGCGCCGCAACCGCTAGAAACAACATGAACATCGCCTTGCTGTCAGAGCCTCCAGACGCGATAATCCAGACGGCTGCCGCCAAGGCGATCGCCGACATGCCGAACCCAATGAGGAGATCAAGAGAGGTCATCGTCGGCGAGCCTAATGCCTCAGGCGCTAAGGCTTGGTTTCTTGCAAGAACAAGATGCGCTGGAGTCAGTCTGCAGCATCCGCCATGGGTCGGACTCGGTCGCTCATTCCGGCCCTTCCGCTTTGTCACTACACTCCCGCGAATCTCGGCGAGCCCCTCATGCGCCGAACGCTCGTTCGACCGCGTCCGGAGAAAAATATCGAATGGCCAATGATGATCGCACCATCCTCATTCCCAGGAGAACCCCGGAATCCGCGGCCATGTCGGCAAACGTCAAGCGGGCCATGGCGATCACCGCCACGCTCAACCGTTTGACATACAACGACGCGGATGAAGTACGGGCGTTGTTCAGCGAGCTCATCGGCAAGCCGGTAGACGACAGTTTTCTGCTGATCCCACCATTCTACACGACCGGCGGGTCCGACATCACCGTCGGGCGCAACGTCTTCGTCAATCAGAATTGCACC
This genomic interval carries:
- the istB gene encoding IS21-like element helper ATPase IstB → MSNAHTIDEARLGIMLNELRLPTIKTLWAQFAEQADREGWPAARFLSAIAEHELAERAHRRIERHLAEAHLPPGKTLDSFAFDAVPMVSKAQVMAMTAGDSWLAKGANILLFGPPGGGKSHLAAAIGLALIENGWRVQFARTTDLVQKLQIARRELQLEAAIAKLDKFDLLILDDLAYVTKDQAETSVLFELICARYERRSIMITANQPFGEWNRIFPDPAMTLAAVDRLVHHATIFEMNVESYRRRSAMEAKRQRGRPASYATIKNKHELVAERQSEIDEGLASDNQHDNLHVTAT
- a CDS encoding GNAT family N-acetyltransferase, with the protein product MHVETYQAYRAALLPFFTLADDSAVQIAGYIALGEVLVARDGDAIIGHAQVIETDDPGVFELKSMAVGEARQGEGIGRALVEATVALCREQGGRRLIVSTAAADTGNLRFYQRQGFRMERIVRDAFGPATGYAEGLLVDGIPLRDQVFLDRDLEADGER
- a CDS encoding tetratricopeptide repeat protein, translating into MGEYARAIDDLSHSISLDPKNAATYYDRGIVYFYSGALAKARADFEQAATLKPDFAYSAIWLDLAQRRSGVGSHLKGWIGKVDMTKWPAPVIRMLLGEQTPADTLKAADDPDATTKTGQLCEANFYTAELSQLQGRNDEALRLYRAVISDCSKGFGGYDGARSALRELGVTP
- a CDS encoding tetratricopeptide repeat protein, producing the protein MIRERQGISRRLLAGLAILVVSGLPALAAVSDCTSSGAADPAARIAACTRMIEASQGLPGSLEFAYIKRATARLVLKDFDGAIADYSAVIGISPKSIIAYHGRAVAWFQKGDYDHAIADFDQAIGLDPKNARIQYSRGLVWSQKGDVLRAIADYAQAIEFDPKYVPPYIERGLLWAGKGDNDLAIADYDKAIGLDPKSADAYNNRGRAWAAEGDNDRAIADYDRAISLDPKPAASYYNRGMAWARKDDSGHAIADYDQAINLDPKYAFAYLERGVVHFYSGALPKAQADFEQAASLRPDNAYLAIWLDMAERRGGAASHLQDAIGKLDMRKWPAPVVRMLLGEQAPADILEAAAEARNANARTGRLCDANFYTAELDRLQGHGDEAMRLYRIAVSNCPKGFTEYIAAKAALKELGVSP